The Kwoniella dendrophila CBS 6074 chromosome 1, complete sequence genome contains a region encoding:
- a CDS encoding thymidylate kinase yields the protein MAQSTSSSSRGAFIVFEGLDRCGKSTQVSRLVDRLEREGRKARLQKFPDRTTAIGKMIDAYLQSKAEMDDHAIHLLFSANRWECAAAIKRDLEQGITVIADRYAFSGIAFSAAKGLPFDFCLQPDKSLPLPDLTLYLTLPQEEASGRSQFGEERYETVSMQQATRKQFALVAQEVIKIHGEDRWIEIDARGTIEELEDRIKGLIGNVTEGVNGDIGRLWV from the exons ATGGCGCAATCAACATCGTCCTCAAGCCGTGGGGCTTTCATTGTTTTTGAAGGATTGGATCGATGCGGAAAATCAACCCAAGTTTCTCGCCTGGTAGACCGTTTGGAAAGGGAAGGTCGAAAAGCTCGACTGCAGAAGTTTCCAG ACAGAACAACAGCTATTGGAAAAATGATAGATGCTTACTTACAATCGAAAGCCGAAATGGATGATCATGCTATACATCTGCTATTCAGTGCTAACAGGTGGGAATGTGC AGCTGCTATCAAACGAGACTTAGAACAAGGAATAACGGTAATAGCGGACCGATATGCTTTTTCTGGAATTGCTTTTTCTGCAGCGAAG GgattaccttttgatttctgtCTTCAACCTGATAAATCACTTCCCTTACCTGATCTCACATTATATCTGACACTGCCACAAGAAGAGGCTTCTGGACGATCTCAATTCGGTGAAGAACGATATGAGACTGTATCTATGCAACAAGCTACGCGGAAGCAATTCGCTCTTGTAGCTCAAGAGGTCATAAAGATACATGGTGAAGACAGGTGGATAGAAATTGATGCTAGAGGAACTATAGAGGAACTTGAAGATAGGATAAAAGGTTTGATAGGAAATGTAACGGAAGGGGTTAATGGAGACATAGGGAGACTTTGGGTATAA